The region TCTTAAACTCATGAAAACGCGCCTCGCTCCAAAGAAATAGTGGCCACTTTAGAATGTCAGTACTTTCAATTCTAAGGTAGACCTCAGTTAAACCAGGAGGAAAATCAACAATGAAGTACGGGCTACGATAGTCGCGGCGATACTCAAGAAAAGAAACCTGGTCGCCTTGGCTAATTTCTTTATAGGAACCAAGTTGATTGGGGACATAGAGTGTGACACGATCCGTAACGGGGAAACGATAATTGAGTATTCGTTTTTCGGAGACTTGGCTACTATTCTCAAACACAAACTTACCCCAAGACACTCCCGCCTTTATCCCGTAGTTTGCCATAGGGTTTGGTGGAACCTCAAAGTCCTGAATACCAACAATGTCTTCAATCGCTAAAGTTCCAGTCTCATCGAACAGGTAGACACCGCGATTACCAACATAGACTTGCTCAGCCTGATCTAAAAGGATCGCTTCACCTCGCACCTTCTCAGAAAGGCAAGTAGCGAGACTCATGATAAAAATCATGTTTTGGATCAAAAAGCTCAAATCCTACCCCAGATAAGTTTTTTCAGATAGGAAGTTCGGCTCATCCCATGAATTTATGACGATCATTCCTTGCCGAGCAAGAAGCATTCTTCATGTTTGAGATCAGTCGATATTATGGGAGGGGAAAATTACTCTTTAAGGTTTCGAGAAGCCTTGATAATCTCTTGATATCGACCTGATTTTTTTAGAGCAGCCAAGCCTTTGTTGAAGGCTGCAAGTAAGTATTCAGCTCTTGGGTGCTTTCTTGATATAAGGAGATAGTGTGGAGTATTTCGAACTGGTTTCTCATGATAGGAAACTCGCTTGATCTCATCCTTGTGATTTCTACGAAGAATGCTCAAGCCTGCGTCTAGATCATTAGGAATAATATCGACCCGACCTGCCAGTAACTTCTTAAAATTGGTTTCATCACTGTTTGAATCATCGGCTTCAAATATCCCTTTAGCCCTCGCTTTATCAAAAGCTTCACCATAAGAATATTTGATAGTTGTCCCGATCCTTTTATCCTTCAAGTCATCAATTTTTTTCCAATCAAATTTCCTTTCTGCCAAGTAGAAGAATACGTAGGAAACATCAAGGATTGGTTCTGAGTAAAGAAAGTGCTTTTCCCTTTCTTTTTTATAACCCCATAAGAAAGTCCCAGCTACTTTGCCTTTGCTGGCGCTATCTAGAGCACGAGCCCAAGGATAGAAATTATATTTTACATCGATTCCCTCCTTCTTAAAGGCTTCGGTAACAATTTTCGAAGCATACCCAAACCCATCCATAGTGCTTGACTGATAGGGGTCCCACTCTCCATTGCCCAGGGTAATGGTCTCTGAATGAGCCATCATCGATGTCCATAGCATCAACACTAGGATCGTAAATTGGAACTTAGTTCGGCTTGCTCTAAAACTTAACATCCATACCCATCATATTGGTAGTAGCCGTAACATAGTCTTGCTCTTGAATCTGCAGCTTCGTTGTCACATTGGAAAGGAACCATGTGATCCCTTGCCACGGATATTTAAATTGAACACCGGTCGTTTCTCCAATGTCAGAATTTGCACCATCAACTTCACCCGTTTCCTTGCCATTATAGATCTCAATGCTAATCGGGTCCCAACTATAGCTTAGCTGCAAGGCATAGGCTGTGTATCGATCCTTTAGGCCTTCTCTGATCTTAATGTTTGACTCAGTGGCTGAAAAGGCGAACATTCTACGCCCAAACCAATAGACCAATGGATCTCCATCGGAATATGTTGCCCCCAGGTAGGCTCCCATATAGCTAAGCCCCGTGGCAGCAGTTAGAACCGACGCCTCTTCGAGCTGCGAAGGGCTTTGAGGATCTGTAGCCACCTCAATTCCAAGCTTTTCATGATGATAAGCAATGGAACCATGAATCTTTAAACTGCCTATTTCACCAGATGCAGCAATTAGCGCTTCAATCGCTGGAGTATCCGTTTGTCTTGGTGTCGTAATTTCTGTATTTCCTGAGCCATCATCTGTTGTCACAGCATCAGCATCACCAGGACTCTTAGCTTCTACGAATGATAAGCCTAGAGTCAAAATACTGACAGGATACTTAAATGTGATAGCATTCAACTGACCTGAGTAGGCAGGACCAGCAATCCAGGGGCGAAACCCATCATGCCCGCCCACAATAATATCATGGTAAAATGCCACCTCTGTATGCAGAGTTGGCTGAGTACCTAGTCGAAGCAGACCGTCCCCAAGTTTGATGTCGAAGTAGAAATTTTTGACGAGAGGCTCGCTTGTACCAGAATCGGTATCCCGATATACCGTAAGCTCAAATACCCCTTTTACAGCTTCATTGATGACAAACTTAGTACCGATACTTTGAGCAAACCAACTATCAGGAAAGACTCGAATATATGATTCTTTTTTTCCCGTTTCAGGCTCGTATGTTGACTGAGTCAAACCACCAGTACTTCTGCCAAAGAATGAAAACTCTGTGGCCATAAGCATCTGTGTATGCAGGCACAGCAGGGCCACGGCTAGGTACTTCATCGCACCCCTCTCGAATAAGTCAAATTCATCTTAGGATTGTACTGATATTCTAACTTATACAGCGGTGGGATGCACGACCTAGTGAGGCAGAAACATTCTTTGGTAAAAGAAAAGAGCCCATCGGGCTCCTACGTTGTTCGATAAATTCAATCCGACTTACTTTTCTTCTCCAAGCCGGCTATCATCGCCAGGCTGATATCCTGAGTCATGACTTTGGATATTGAAGAATTGTCGAACTCCTTCGAAATAGGTCTTATAATTAACCGTTTCACGGGAATTTTCTGGTATAGAATAGTACATAACACTTTCCTTGCTCTGAGCATGATTCATCATCAAACCATGGCCTACTTCGTGGCAAAAAAGATGATATAGGTGCTTCCAAGCTCCCGACCCCTGATCAGTTTCTGAGCCAGTTCGTGATGCAAAGTTCTCGGTATCAAAAAGTAGATCCATAGAATACACAATTTTAGACTGGGTCTCGGGATACTGGCTCACCTTCATCTCTTGAATGGAGGTACCATAAGCAAGGATATTTCTCTGAGCCTCAAGATCATTCTCAAAACGGATAAAGGAATTTGCCTCATCATCATACTCAGTCAGAAGTAAAACTTCTTGACCAACATCTTCGTTATATTGATCCATCAGGGCGATTGCTGTTTCTTGAATAGCTGGATCATCACTTTGGATCATAAACTTAAACTCTTGTACCTCAACCGGTACGTTACTTCCACACGCAGACAAAACAAAAATTGCAGCCATACAATAAATCGACTTCAGCATAAGAACCTCTAGCAGCAACAGAATCAAAACAGAATTAGCAACGACACATTTCAGAGCTCAGCTTCGAAAGCTGGTACTTCCCTAAGAGCAAGGACGATACCAGGGGGATACCAGTCTCTGATTTTGCTATATACCCCAGTAATAATTGACTTTATTCGCTTGAATTAGGTTCTTAACGAAACTTGGAGGGC is a window of Pseudobacteriovorax antillogorgiicola DNA encoding:
- a CDS encoding substrate-binding periplasmic protein — its product is MLSFRASRTKFQFTILVLMLWTSMMAHSETITLGNGEWDPYQSSTMDGFGYASKIVTEAFKKEGIDVKYNFYPWARALDSASKGKVAGTFLWGYKKEREKHFLYSEPILDVSYVFFYLAERKFDWKKIDDLKDKRIGTTIKYSYGEAFDKARAKGIFEADDSNSDETNFKKLLAGRVDIIPNDLDAGLSILRRNHKDEIKRVSYHEKPVRNTPHYLLISRKHPRAEYLLAAFNKGLAALKKSGRYQEIIKASRNLKE